The Longimicrobiaceae bacterium genome includes the window CCGTGCTGACGATGCCCGCGTGCAGGAAGCCGTGCTGCTGGCTCAGGTCCGCGTGGTACGGCATCTCGATGTCCACCTCGCCCGGCGCGACGCGCACCAGCCGCGCGCCGATGGTCTCCATCACCCGCTGCCGGGCGAAGCTGTCGCGCACGCGGGCTTCGAACGCGGGGTCCTGCGGCTGGAACGGCATACGGGGCTTCCGTCGGGCGAGATACGCGAGGTAATGCGGACGCGACAGAGTTGCGCTTCGTGGCAGCGCGCGCAACCGCATGTAGGCAGGTTCCGATGCGCGGCCCCGATTCCGCTCAACAGCCACGCCGGTGCCGGAGGCCGACGTCCATCTACCCACCGGGTCCCGCTGCCATGTCAAGGGTGGAAGATGATTTCCTCTCGGATCGTGCGGATCGCATCTTCCAGTGGCAGGTCGTGGTAGACTTCCCACCACTGGCCCGTGTGCCGCATGTACGCCAGGTTGAACTTCTCCCCGCCCGCGTACTCCAGCCGGGTGAAGCGCACCTCGAACGTGGGGTCGCCGTGCGGATACACGTTCGCGTAGATCGCCCGGAGATACAGGTAGCCGCGGAACCAGACGGACGACAGCTCGGTGATGTAGTTGAACTGCGGGTTCTCCTCCGGGCGGATGTGCAGCGGGCGGAAGTGCTCCAGCAGCGTGTCCGCTTCGGTCTGCGCGCGGGCTTTCAGCACGTCCGGGATCTTGGGCTTGTCCGCAGGCGAACCGCTCCGGGCCCAGACGCGTCGCGGGCGTTTCTTCGCGGCCATCGATAACCTCCCGCGGTAGGTGGGCAAACGGGACGGGCGCACTCCGCAGGCCGGGAGCGCGCACGCCGCTGCGTTCAGACGAAACGGCTGACGAAGTCCAGGTAGCCGGTGCGGCCGCGCTGCTTGGTCCAGCGCTGCTGCGACTTGCGGATGCGCTTCAGCGCGGCGAGGAGGTCCGCCACGTCGTTGCGCTCGTCTTCCCCGAGCTGCATGTCGCCGAGCGAGGTGCGGCCCAAGCGCCACTCGCAGAGGGTGTGGACGGCATCGTACAGCGTGCGCCGGAGCCCGGTGAGCGTCACGGGGCGTGGGGTGCGCCCCTGCTGCTCGGCAGCGTACCCGGACACCAGGGCTTCCAGCACCGCCTCGGCGTCGTAGTCCAGCATCTCGCGATGGTCCCGGTACACGGCGATGATCGCGGCTTCGATGTTCTGGAGCAGCGCTTCTTCTTCGGGACCGAACGGCAGCTCGATCGGTCCCATGTTCACGGGTGCTCTCATCGTACGCGTTGGGCGAGGGTTCACGGCGGCGGGCGGAGGAAGCGACGACGGCAGGTCCGGTGCCGCTACTGTGCCAGCAACTCGTCGCCGCGGCGGAGGAGGCCGGCCCATTCGGAGGATGCCAGGCGCGCGCGGCCGTCCACCCCTGCGGCGAGGGCGAGGACGGGGGCGAGCGACGGGGCGCGGAGGACGAAGTCCGCGCCGGCGGCGACGATGGGGCGGAAGGCGACGCCCATGTAGGCGGCGAAGGCATCCACCTCGGCGCGGCCCTCCAGGTCCGTGGCGCCGTCGCCCACCAGCAGCGCGGGACGGGGGATGCGCATCGTGCGGAGGATCGCGGGCTTGCCGCCGCTACGCGCCAGGGGCGACTCCGTGTCGAACCCCCCGTACGCGCCATCCGCCGCGAAGTGGATGGGGACGGCGATGACGTCTTCGGACGAGACGCCGAGCGAGCGCGCGACGTCGAGCACGGCGGGGAGCAGGCCGCCGGAGAGGATGCGCACCGTCTTTCCCAGCCAGCGCAGCGCAGCGACCGTCTCGCTCGCGTCCGGGACGAGCGTGGATACGTACAGCCGGCCGAGCGCGTCCACGGAGTCGCGGGTGGGACGGATGATGGCGAGGCGGCGGCCGTACACGTCCTCCAGCGGGATGGTGCCGGCCATCGCGGCGTCGGTCAGCGCCTGGATCTCGGCCGCATGCGGGCCCGCCAGCTCGTCGATGCCCTCGATGCTGCACAGCGTGGAGTCACAGTCGAAGACAACGGTGGAGAAGCCGGGAGATGCGCTCATGCGGCTCGCCCGGCGGTTGAAACCGCGGCAACGACGGCGCAAAGTCCCCCTGCGGGGACTAACCCCAAAGGCTTTCCGTCGCGCCGTAGCCTCGGAGCGCAACGAACCCCCAACCCTCTCCCGCTTGCGGGGGAGGGTGCGAGCCTAAGCGAGCGGGAGGGGGCGTCTCTGTCAGCCCGCATCCGAATCCGCTTGGGCGGCCGCAGCTCCCGCGCTTAATGCGGGTGTCTCCGCTCGTGGTGCCGCGGGCCGTGCATCTTCCGACTGATCGGCCGAGGGCGTCCCTACCGGCAGTGCGAGGGTGAAGGTGGAGCCCTGGCCCGGGGTGGAGCGCACGAAGATGTCGCCGTGCATGCAGCGCGCGAGCTGGCGTGCGAGCGCCAGGCCCATGCCGGTGCCCCCGTACCGCCGCGTGGCCGAGCCGTCCACCTGGCGGAACTCGTCGAAGATGCGCTCGTGGTCCGCCGGCTCGATCCCGATGCCGGTGTCCTCCACGTCCCACATGACCACCGGGCACGCCGCGCCGTCCGCAGCCCGCGACCAGCCCGGGCCGGAGATGGCGGCGGACCGCACGCGGACGGTGACGCGGCCCACGGCGGTGAACTTGTACGCGTTGGAGACGAGGCCGCGCAGGATGCGCACGACCTGGCTGGGGTCTGCGTGCACGGGCACCTCGTCGTCCGGCACGTCGCTGCCGAGCGCGACGGTGTCCGGCGGCTTGAGCGTGGACATGGCGGCCCGGGCGAGCGCCACGGCGTCGCAGCGCTCGGGCGCGAGGACCACGCGGCCCATCTTGACGGTGGTGAAGTCCAGCAGGTCGTCGATGAGCGTCATCAGCTCGCTGCCGGCGGTCTCGATCTTCTCCACGGCGCCGCGCTGCTCGGCGTGCAGCTCGCCCGAGAGCCCCTCGCGCAGCAGGTAGGTGAAGCCGAGGATGGCGGTGAGCGGCGTGCGCAGCTCGTGCGAGACGTTCGCCAGGAACTCGCCCTTGAGACGCCGCGCCTCCTCGGCCTCGCGGAAGCGGGCCTCGAGCTCCACGTTCTGCTCGCGCAGCAGGGAGTTGGCGCGGCGCAGGTCGTCGATGAGGTGCGCCTTCTCGGCGGTGGCGGCGAGCTGGTCGGCGACCAGGCGCAGGAGGCTGCGGTCGGACTCGCGCAGCGTCTCGGGCTGGTCGAAGTAGAAGGTGATGGCGCCGGCCGGCGCGTCGCCCGTGCCCAGCGGCAGCGAGATGGACGCGGCGAAGCCCAGCTCGCGCGCGGCTTCCCACCAGTCGGCCAGCTCCGGGTCGCCGAAGACGTCGAAGACCTCGACCACGCGGTTCTCGGCGACGGCCTGGCCCGTGGGCCCGGCGCCGATGCGCACCCGCATGGAATCGAGGTACGCCGACCAGCCCGCAGGCCAGTTGAAGGCGGCGGCCAGGCGCAGCGTATCTCCTTCCCCCTCGCGGAGGTAGACGCACCCGAAGGCGGCCCCCACCAGGGCGCACACGCGCTCCAGCGCCAGGCGGTACACGCCCCCCGGCGAGTCGCTGGTGAGGAAGGCGTGGGCGATCTCGTGCGCGGCCCGAAGCTCGGACAGCGAGGTTCCCTCAGGTGCCGCCTGCGAAAGTTGCTCGGTTCGATCCACGTGAATCTCTCTTGACGGAACCCCAGTGCCTGCCTACTGTACGTGGCAGAACGGCTACGCCGTTTGCTTTTCGGCGATTCGTCACCCCTCTACAGGAGCCCCCTGGTGAACAAATCTGAACTGATCCAGCAGCTGG containing:
- a CDS encoding HAD-IB family phosphatase — protein: MSASPGFSTVVFDCDSTLCSIEGIDELAGPHAAEIQALTDAAMAGTIPLEDVYGRRLAIIRPTRDSVDALGRLYVSTLVPDASETVAALRWLGKTVRILSGGLLPAVLDVARSLGVSSEDVIAVPIHFAADGAYGGFDTESPLARSGGKPAILRTMRIPRPALLVGDGATDLEGRAEVDAFAAYMGVAFRPIVAAGADFVLRAPSLAPVLALAAGVDGRARLASSEWAGLLRRGDELLAQ
- a CDS encoding GAF domain-containing sensor histidine kinase codes for the protein MDRTEQLSQAAPEGTSLSELRAAHEIAHAFLTSDSPGGVYRLALERVCALVGAAFGCVYLREGEGDTLRLAAAFNWPAGWSAYLDSMRVRIGAGPTGQAVAENRVVEVFDVFGDPELADWWEAARELGFAASISLPLGTGDAPAGAITFYFDQPETLRESDRSLLRLVADQLAATAEKAHLIDDLRRANSLLREQNVELEARFREAEEARRLKGEFLANVSHELRTPLTAILGFTYLLREGLSGELHAEQRGAVEKIETAGSELMTLIDDLLDFTTVKMGRVVLAPERCDAVALARAAMSTLKPPDTVALGSDVPDDEVPVHADPSQVVRILRGLVSNAYKFTAVGRVTVRVRSAAISGPGWSRAADGAACPVVMWDVEDTGIGIEPADHERIFDEFRQVDGSATRRYGGTGMGLALARQLARCMHGDIFVRSTPGQGSTFTLALPVGTPSADQSEDARPAAPRAETPALSAGAAAAQADSDAG